Proteins encoded in a region of the Elaeis guineensis isolate ETL-2024a chromosome 7, EG11, whole genome shotgun sequence genome:
- the LOC105048936 gene encoding probable GTP-binding protein OBGM, mitochondrial — MWWCRSVLRHGQTLLRPPSCRPPWLASSFLYSDMPNKKGKLAPLQERRMVDRFRLWAKGGEGGNGCCSFRRTRTDQHRKPDGGNGGRGGDVILECSAAVWDFSNLHHHLNAKRGGHGVSKNQIGSRGSDKVAQVPVGTVVHLVSGEIPCFVESISIASLNPWEIPGTLEGNPSKSVQHDDRRVIASGGLEKKNFDDSQSYFESDVAKAPGNMGSSRSTQIECREDVTHSYSVVAYTDIKDKEVTEEEYEIEEEEGEEEEIEEKVMQYSVAELTEPGQCMVVARGGEGGLGNASLKKDNKSRRRMHYSNATTSFLEGEDQSSLTVGRPGSETVLILELKSIADVGLVGMPNVGKSTLLGALSRAKPAVGHYAFTTLRPNIGNLNYEDFFSVKVADIPGLIKGAHENRGLGHAFLRHIERTKVLAFVVDLAAALNGKKGIPPWEQLKDLVLELEYHQEGLSNRPSLVVANKIDEEGAENVYEELKKRVHGVPIFPICAVLKEGVPELKAGLRRLIDGSESQRLHIDRIIND; from the exons ATGTGGTGGTGCCGCTCGGTTCTTCGCCATGGCCAAACACTGCTGCGGCCTCCTTCCTGTCGGCCACCATGGCTTGCTTCTTCATTCCTTTACTCGGATATGCCCAACAAGAAAGGCAAACTTGCTCCCTTGCAG GAGAGGAGGATGGTGGATAGGTTTAGGCTGTGGGCAAAGGGAGGCGAAGGTGGAAATGGTTGCTGCAGCTTTCGGCGCACCAGAACTGACCAACATAGAAAACCAGATG GTGGAAATGGTGGAAGAGGTGGTGATGTTATTCTTGAATGCTCTGCAGCAGTTTGGGACTTCAGTAATTTGCATCATCACTTG AATGCAAAAAGAGGAGGGCATGGAGTTTCAAAGAATCAGATAGGGAGTCGTGGATCTGACAAG GTTGCGCAGGTCCCGGTTGGCACAGTAGTTCACCTAGTTAGCGGTGAAATTCCTTGTTTTGTGGAAAGTATTTCCATAGCATCTTTAAATCCTTGGGAAATACCTGGAACTCTTGAAGGCAATCCATCTAAATCGGTTCAGCATGATGATAGAAGGGTCATTGCATCAGGTGgattggaaaagaaaaactttgaTGATTCACAGTCATATTTTGAAAGTGATGTTGCTAAAGCACCTGGCAATATGGGATCTTCTAGATCTACTCAAATAGAATGCAGAGAAGATGTAACTCATTCTTATTCTGTAGTAGCCTATACAGACATTAAAGATAAGGAAGTTACTGAGGAAGAATAtgaaatagaagaagaagaaggagaagaagaagagatcgaGGAGAAAGTGATGCAGTATTCAGTTGCAGAATTAACAGAACCAGGGCAGTGTATGGTAGTTGCTCGTGGAGGTGAGGGTGGTCTGGGTAATGCTTCTCTCAAAAAGGATAACAAGTCCCGCAGGCGTATGCACTATAGTAATGCTACCACCAGTTTTTTGGAAGGTGAAGATCAATCCTCATTAACTGTTGGTAGGCCTGGCTCAGAAACTGTGCTTATATTAGAACTAAAGAGTATTGCAGATGTTGGCCTTGTTGGGATGCCCAATGTTGGTAAAAGCACATTACTAGGAGCTCTTTCAAGGGCTAAGCCAGCTGTGGGTCATTATGCTTTTACTACTCTAAGGCCAAATATAGGAAATCTGAATTATGAGGACTTCTTCTCAGTGAAGGTGGCTGATATTCCTGGGCTTATAAAAGGAGCACATGAGAATCGTGGACTGGGGCATGCTTTCCTGAGGCACATAGAGCGTACCAAGGTTCTGGCCTTCGTTGTCGACCTGGCAGCAGCATTGAATGGGAAAAAGGGTATTCCACCATGGGAACAACTGAAAGATTTGGTTTTGGAACTTGAATATCATCAGGAAGGTTTGTCGAATCGCCCATCTTTAGTGGTGGCCAACAAAATTGACGAAGAAGGGGCAGAAAATGTGTATGAAGAATTAAAGAAACGAGTTCACGGCGTTCCAATATTTCCAATATGTGCTGTATTAAAAGAGGGAGTGCCAGAATTAAAAGCTGGTCTTCGGAGGCTCATAGATGGAAGTGAATCACAGAGACTCCATATAGATAGAATTATCAATGACTAG